One Chiroxiphia lanceolata isolate bChiLan1 chromosome W unlocalized genomic scaffold, bChiLan1.pri scaffold_44_arrow_ctg1, whole genome shotgun sequence genomic region harbors:
- the LOC116781391 gene encoding LOW QUALITY PROTEIN: BTB/POZ domain-containing protein KCTD9-like (The sequence of the model RefSeq protein was modified relative to this genomic sequence to represent the inferred CDS: inserted 1 base in 1 codon), with translation MLAHMFKDKGAWGNKQDHRGAFLTDCSPEYFEPILSYLCHGQLIVNDGINLLGILQEARFFGIDFLMEHLEIALKNSQPAEDHSPTSQKEFVWFLLATPPKSELRCQGLSFSGADLSHLDLCCINFKVANLSRCNLARANLCCASLERADLSGSVLDGGCANLPGVKMLRSNAEGVSLKGCNSEDPSGLQANLEGANLKGVAMEGSQMTGINLQVATLRNAKLKNCNLRGTTLAGTDLENCDLSGCDLQEVNLRGSDVKGAIFEEILTPXHVSQSVR, from the exons ATGTTGGCCCACATGTTTAAAGATAAAGG TGCTTGGGGGAACAAGCAGGATCATAGAGGAGCATTCCTAACTGACTGCAGTCCTGAGTATTTTGAGCCCATTTTGAGCTATTTATGTCACGGACAGCTCATTGTAAATGATGGCATTAATTTGCTAG GTATCCTGCAGGAAGCCAGGTTTTTTGGTATTGATTTTCTAATGGAACACCTGGAAATAGCCCTGAAG AATTCCCAGCCAGCTGAGGATCACTCTCCCACCTCTCAGAAGGAGTTTGTCTGGTTCCTGCTGGCAACACCCCCCAAGTCTGAGCTGCGCTGTCAG GGTCTCAGTTTCAGTGGAGCGGATCTTTCCCATCTGGATCTTTGCTGCATCAACTTCAAGGTGGCCAATCTGAGCCGCTGCAACCTGGCCCGTGCCaacctgtgctgtgccagcctggagaGGGCTGACCTGTCAGGCTCTGTGCTggatggagga TGTGCCAACCTGCCAGGGGTGAAGATGCTGCGCTCCAACGCAGAGGGAGTGTCCCTGAAAGGCTGCAACTCTGAGGACCCCTCAGGCCTTCAAGCTAATCTGGAAG GTGCCAACCTGAAAGGAGTGGCCATGGAGGGCAGTCAGATGACAGGAATTAACCTCCAAGTTGCAACGCTGAGAAATGCCAAACTAAAGAACTGTAACCTCAGGGGAACAACGTTGGCAGGAACTGATTTGGAA aaTTGTGACCTATCAGGTTGTGACCTCCAGGAAGTCAATTTGAGGGGCTCTGATGTGAAAGGAGCCATCTTTGAAGAGATACTGACCC TGCACGTGTCCCAGAGTGTCAGATAG
- the LOC116781368 gene encoding zinc finger protein 768-like, producing the protein MDLVRRNPQTNTLSPCFPPHQDLSFPKLGGMEEEAARKRKMPWAPQAGPELRTESPEDKSPLETLVGEAVLKGSTAQEGSGEEKGRRSPRRRGSKAIPGCSEEERASLCREGGRSLSQRSDLVVPDQSPSRDKPFRCLECGKSFRKSSNLLTHQHIHTGARPYTCRVCGKSFRDSSSLIRHQRIHTGERPYPCGECGKSFRDSSDLIRHQRIHSGEQPYMCLECGKSFNRNSHLIT; encoded by the exons ATGGATTTGGTcaggaggaacccccaaaccaacacgCTCAGCCCTTGTTTCCCCCCCCATCaggatttgtccttcccaaagcttggggggatggaggaggaggctgcgaggaagaggaagatgccttgggccccccaggcag GCCCTGAGCTGAGGACAGAGAGCccggaggacaaatccccccttgagaccctggtgggagaggccgttttgaagggctccacGGCGCAGGAaggcagtggggaggaaaagggccggAGATCCCCccgcaggaggggctccaaa gccatcccagggtgctctgaggaggaaagagccagccTGTGCCGGGAAGGTGGCCGGAGCTTGAGCCAGAGATCTGACCTGGTGGTCCCTGATCAGTCTCCCAGCAGGGATAAGCCCTTcaggtgcttggaatgtgggaagagcttcagaaaGAGCTCCAAcctcctcacccaccagcacatccacactggggcaCGGCCCTACACGTGTAGGGtatgtgggaagagcttcagggaTAGCTCCAGCCTGATCCgacaccagcgcatccacactggggaacgaCCCTACccatgtggggaatgtgggaagagcttcagggacAGCTCCGACCTGATCCgacaccagcgcatccacagTGGGGAACAGCCCTACAtgtgcttggaatgtgggaagag cttcaacCGGAACTCCCACCTCATCACC